A window of Notolabrus celidotus isolate fNotCel1 chromosome 11, fNotCel1.pri, whole genome shotgun sequence contains these coding sequences:
- the sycp2 gene encoding synaptonemal complex protein 2 isoform X8, with product MAPGQSAQLEKVIEEVLKSGDVQALDVFLQRDANEGTSLKCSGQFLNKLDKLVSRSLDQKNSKAASSCFGVLCKCVKNLKLPGGCQGLSGLIAQGLIKKMVQWFEKCKQLWIQCGPQWNETLFNLSEDFFDALRVVHEVGKDGTYQITESFLYPVGQLAVDPRIYILIQKEAIRKFNLILDKIPAEMKKQRKILPSQEASDVLVKIAGQILEGGDYDYQTALMEALCRMASPEQRKELSDRWFSMEHVARAFIKISDSEFEMDCRKFLNLVNGMHGDKRRVFSYPCLEAYLDKYELLMPSDDKLEEFWIDFNLSSHSISFYFSLADEDAQEGQWETICINENEVQSYTLKEEGKRKVLQLKLSEVVVVGAVEGSSLAIQFSSSLDILQAAQSVFGHSKNYSFVKKTGTSVGKTTVKIIMEDNSSQVVPESQVSLGESGKNTIPYLLPTPSAAVHILTPARMRISESSTFISGCSGGNVRGASSLSAVMPSNTPVRGKGKPSLEMVHTSGRQGDLKLGELRTSAKTGGHGTTPNSLLAGGMKEQNMDTKAADMVVAGQAEEHSLKQAFVPDTQHITGSKISSHWKKLSVSEILIMPTQKINYLPRAEPSSSEHQKERLSSAQRMSDPVHSLINQKKLHSELTQRLQQVLNERNQDQAHQESAAPQRKVSDTREDLKGRSSVDQSASKEQSVKRIGAAEQKKKRQKSLEKDAAAVKAPAKASTSKVLQEKIPLSVQAETNKALSKKERRDAAVAGSMVKFISSHYENKTVQHKSKAKDSAGAVPQSSIPPHFLNRPVFSRGWLSTATRKETGAFTKSFSKTPKSITEQREDIYAFSTDEPLNIGGKDKTFISTSAISSSINDSSTLCRTTNKEQQVAKEKRHVKKHLFSDTDTDYMTEVSWLRESNRKPKPQVMKYPRQANVKPKAMSPHASYESPNSPSPVQKPVKDNANPTKKPAIKERVEQPKKTLKPAAAPRRPQAAVRRPKRAAATSAKSYRVPDTDDSYFESEEPPAAKAKDFPQRKSAGWGNKACPEVPVMKKRRETSEKLMATSKRPEGNKQSHRQKLSGLKQRPEMVLSETSKLNKKTVALVEEQMSLLKDSWAACQTSFCLSPPFPEGMRSAERSAPTLGLTCSPLLTPRGSPLPASPDPPCLDTPSPILLLPKPCSTVSSKGNLKPSSIYRLEKKPSSKTASIRSIGSVPLLTPRGQTPALGYPIGPKGNEIWRIKQQHPPSLPQSPLLPSPQPLLTSTLLEQDKPAMPSPSQSPFPEDTANHGCHFSLSKVSSVSLSQSSTKSSTKSSTKSSVYIRRIQSSPTSAFAVSYKKEKTPSSERALQSAELHVSGPSRKRHISFSSNSDEEEEEEEEEEEEEEEEPIKSKRRGQLSPRMKPRKLFKSYTEISVESEVSQVMTPSHTMSSSHGDAETVDGDVDLEEDLELPKTSDNPSNLCQQFSTKLKKKFETRQNMVEVYNRQSLKTVQQHISSLNTQVTKSRTERLEQVRTALVKEIHSLEQEETLLKTMEKDLTIYWKKQITSFCSFHERDTRRNETLAQALQTNVRPSLEYEERIFTTQMCLIRKDMKSVQDRLLSQMQEGEIQSVKRGLHALFFP from the exons ATGGCACCGGGCCAGAGCGCACAG CTGGAGAAGGTCATCGAGGAGGTGTTAAAGAGCGGGGATGTCCAAGCTCTGGATGTCTTCTTGCAAAGAGATGCGAATGAAGGGACCTCCTTAAAATGTTCCGGGCAGTTTCTCAACAAGTTAGATAAACTTGTAAGCAGG AGTTTGGatcaaaaaaactcaaaagcaGCCAGCTCATGTTTTGGTGTGCTCTGCAAGTGTGTGAAAAACCTAAAACTACCTGGTGGTTGTCAGGGGCTGTCGGGACTTATTGCTCAAGGCCTGATAAAAAAG ATGGTGCAGTGGTTTGAGAAATGCAAGCAACTGTGGATCCAGTGTGGACCTCAATGGAACGAGACCTTGTTTAACCTTTCGGAGGACTTCTTTGATGCCTTAAGG GTGGTCCATGAAGTAGGCAAAGATG gaaCATACCAAATCACAGAGTCCTTCCTGTATCCTGTTGGTCAGCTGGCTGTAGACCCCAGAATCTACATCCTGATCCAAAAGGAG GCAATTCGTAAGTTCAACCTCATTTTGGACAAAATCCCTGCGGAGAtgaagaaacagaggaagatCCTTCCATCCCAGGAAGCCTCAGATGTCCT GGTCAAGATTGCTGGTCAGATATTGGAGGGTGGAG ATTACGACTACCAGACAGCCCTGATGGAAGCATTGTGCCGAATGGCCTCTCCTGAGCAGAGGAAGGAACTGTCAGATCGATGGTTCAGCATGGAGCATGTGGCCAGGGCCTTTATCAAGATCAGTGATTCAGAATTTGAGatg GATTGTCGCAAGTTTCTGAACTTGGTGAACGGGATGCATGGAGACAAGAGAAG AGTGTTTTCCTACCCTTGTTTGGAGGCTTATCTGGACAAGTACGAG CTCCTGATGCCCTCAGACGACAAACTGGAGGAATTCTGGATCGACTTCAACCTGAGCAGCCACAGCATCTCCTTCTATTTCTCTCTGGCTGATGAAGATGCACAG GAGGGCCAGTGGGAAACAATATGCATCAATGAGAATGAAGTCCAAAGTTACACCCTGAAAG AGGAAGGCAAGAGAAAAGTTTTGCAGTTGAAGCTGTCAGAAGTGGTGGTTGTGGGTGCAGTGGAAGGATCAAGTCTTGCCATTCAGTTCAGCTCCTCCCTGGACATCCTACAGGCTGCTCAGAGTGTCTTCGGACACAGCAAAAACTAT AGTTTTGTGAAGAAGACAGGCACATCTGTAGGGAAGACTACAGTTAAAATCATAATGGAAGATAACAGCTCTCAG GTGGTTCCAGAGAGTCAGGTGTCCCTTGGTGAAAGTGGGAAAAACACTATTCCATACCTTCTACCTACCCCGTCTGCAGCTGTACAC attttgaccccggccaggatgaggatttcagaGTCTTCCACCTTCATTAGTGGCTGCTCAGGAGGAAATGTTCGAGGTGCCAGCTCACTTTCTGCTGTTATGCCATCAA ACACTCCAGTCAGAGGTAAAGGGAAGCCATCTCTGGAGATGGTTCATACAAGTGGAAGGCAGGGTGATTTGAAGCTGGGGGAGCTCAGGACGAGTGCAAAGACTGGCGGTCATGGCACAACACCCAACAGCTTACTAGCAGGTGGCATGAAAGAGCAG AACATGGATACCAAAGCAGCAGACATGGTTGTGGCTGGACAGGCAGAAGAACACTCTCTTA AGCAAGCTTTTGTTCCTGATACCCAACACATAACTGGGAGTAAAAT ATCTTCTCACTGGAAAAAACTGTCAGTTTCTGAAATACTGATTATGCCAACACAGAAAATCAATTATCTGCCAAGAGCTG AGCCTTCAAGTTCTGAACATCAGAAGGAGCGTCTCTCCTCAGCACAGAGAATGTCAGATCCGGTTCACAGCCTAATCAACCAAAAGAAACTCCACAGCGAACTCACCCAGCGCCTGCAGCAGGTCCTCAATGAGAGGAACCAAGACCAAGCACATCAGGAGTCAGCTGCACCACAAAGAAAAGTGTCAGATACCAGAGAAGACCTTAAAGGAAGGAGCTCTGTCGACCAAAGTGCTTCCAAAGAGCAGAGTGTCAAGAGGATTGGCGCAGctgaacaaaagaagaaacGGCAGAAGTCTCTGGAGAAAGATGCTGCTGCAGTCAAAGCTCCAGCTAAGGCCTCAACAAGCAAAGTACTTCAGGAGAAAATACCACTCAGTGTTCAGGCTGAAACTAACAAGGCCCTttcaaagaaagagagg AGAGACGCTGCAGTCGCAGGCAGCATGGTGAAATTCATCTCAAGTCATTATGAGAATAAGACCGTCCAACATAAGTCCAAAGCAAAAGACTCTGCAGGAGCTGTCCCTCAGAGCTCTATTCCTCCTCATTTCCTCAACAG gCCGGTCTTTAGTAGGGGCTGGTTGTCAACTGCTACA agaaaagaaactGGAGCTTTCACAAAATCCTTCAGCAAAACCCCAAAAAGCATCACAGAGCAGAG AGAAGACATATATGCATTCAGCACTGATGAACCATTGAATATTGGG GGAAAGGACAAAACCTTCATTAGCACTTCTGCCATATCGAGCAG CATCAATGACTCCTCAACACTCTGCAggacaacaaacaaagaacagcAAGTGGCAAAA GAGAAGCGGCATGTCAAGAAGCATCTGTTTAGTGACACGGACACAGACTACATGACGGAGGTTAGCTGGCTGAGGGAGTCGAACAGGAAACCCAAGCCCCAAGTTATGAAATACCCTAGGCAGGCAAACGTGAAGCCTAAAGCTATGTCTCCCCATGCTTCAT ATGAATCCCCAAATTCACCATCACCAGTGCAGAAACCTGTAAAAGACAATGCAAACCCCACTAAG AAGCCTGCCATAAAGGAGAGAGTGGAGCAGCCAAAGAAGACACTGAAGCCGGCAGCAGCGCCCAGAAGACCACAAGCAGCGGTCAGGAGGCCCAAGAGAGCTGCAGCCACATCTGCCAAGAGTTACAGGGTGCCTGACACTGATGACAGCTATTTTGAGTCAGAGGAGCCTCCTGCTGCAAAGGCAAAAGACTTCCCT CAGAGGAAGTCAGCAGGGTGGGGAAATAAAGCTTGCCCAGAGGTGCcagtgatgaagaagaggagagaaacttCTGAGAAATTAATGGCCACTTCCAAGAGGCCAGAAGGCAACAAGCAGTCACATCGGCAAAAGCTCTCTGGGTTAAAG cagaggCCTGAAATGGTTCTTTCGGAAACTTCCAAGTTAAATAAGAAAACTGTTGCCCTTGTTGAAGAACAGATGAGCCTATTGAAGGATTCCTGGGCAGCCTGCCAGacctctttttgtctgtccCCTCCTTTTCCAGAGGGAATGAGAT CTGCCGAGAGGTCAGCCCCAACCTTGGGTTTGACCTGCTCCCCTCTCCTCACCCCGCGGGGATCCCCACTCCCTGCCTCCCCTGACCCTCCCTGCCTGGACACCCCCTCTCCAATCCTGCTGTTACCCAAACCTTGCTCTACAGTCAGCAGTAAAGGGAACCTCAAGCCCTCCTCTATCTACCGTTTAGAGAAGAAGCCCTCATCCAAGACTGCATCCATTCGGTCCATCGGCTCTGTCCCTTTACTGACCCCCCGAGGTCAAACCCCAGCACTTGGTTATCCTATTGGACCAAAGGGAAATGAG ATATGGCGGATCAAGCAGCAGCATCCTCCATCACTGCCTCAGAGTCCTCTGCTTCCTTCTCCTCAGCCCCTGTTGACCTCCACACTCTTGGAGCAGGACAAACCAGCCATGCCCTCTCCGTCTCAGTCTCCATTCCCTGAAGACACTGCCAACCACGGCTGTCATTTTAGTTTAAGTAAAGTGTCTTCAGTATCACTGAGCCAGTCATCCACCAAGTCATCCACCAAGTCATCCACCAAGTCATCAGTATACATTAGAAGAATTCAGAGCAGCCCAACTTCTGCCTTTGCTGTGTCTTATAAGAAAGAG AAAACTCCATCTTCAGAGAGGGCGCTACAGTCTGCAGAGCTTCATGTCTCAG GACCCAGTCGAAAGCGGCACATCTCTTTTTCAAGTAATTccgatgaggaggaggaggaggaggaggaggaggaggaggaggaggaggaagagcccATTAAAAGCAAGAGGAGAGGGCAGCTTTCTCCCCGGATGAAACCAAGGAAGTTATTCAAGTCCT ATACTGAGATTTCTGTTGAGAGTGAGGTGAGCCAAGTGATGACTCCTTCCCACACGATGAGCTCCAGTCACGGGGATGCAGAGACAGTAGATGGAGACGTGGACTTGGAGGAGGATTTGGAGTTGCCGAAAACATCTGATAACCCGAGTAACCTGTGCCAGCAATTCAGCACCAAGCTAAAGAAGAAGTTTGAG ACCCGACAAAATATGGTTGAGGTGTACAACAGGCAGTCTTTGAAGACCGTCCAGCAACATATCTCATCCCTCAACACACAAGTGACCAAATCCAG GACTGAGAGGCTCGAACAAGTTCGGACTGCCCTCGTGAAAGAGATCCACAGCTTGGAGCAAGAAGAAACTCTGCTGAAAACTATGGAGAAAGACCTGACT ATATACTGGAAAAAGCAGATCACTTCGTTCTGTTCTTTCCATGAGCGGGACACCCGGAG gaACGAGACCCTAGCACAAGCCCTTCAGACAAACGTGCGTCCCAGCTTGGAGTATGAGGAGAGAATATTCACAACCCAG ATGTGCCTGATTAGAAAAGACATGAAGTCAGTTCAGGACAGACTCCTCAGTCAGATG CAAGAGGGCGAGATCCAGAGTGTGAAGAGAGGCCTGCATGCTTTGTTTTTCCCCTAA
- the sycp2 gene encoding synaptonemal complex protein 2 isoform X2, with translation MAPGQSAQLEKVIEEVLKSGDVQALDVFLQRDANEGTSLKCSGQFLNKLDKLVSRSLDQKNSKAASSCFGVLCKCVKNLKLPGGCQGLSGLIAQGLIKKMVQWFEKCKQLWIQCGPQWNETLFNLSEDFFDALRVVHEVGKDGTYQITESFLYPVGQLAVDPRIYILIQKEAIRKFNLILDKIPAEMKKQRKILPSQEASDVLVKIAGQILEGGDYDYQTALMEALCRMASPEQRKELSDRWFSMEHVARAFIKISDSEFEMDCRKFLNLVNGMHGDKRRVFSYPCLEAYLDKYELLMPSDDKLEEFWIDFNLSSHSISFYFSLADEDAQEGQWETICINENEVQSYTLKEEGKRKVLQLKLSEVVVVGAVEGSSLAIQFSSSLDILQAAQSVFGHSKNYSFVKKTGTSVGKTTVKIIMEDNSSQVVPESQVSLGESGKNTIPYLLPTPSAAVHILTPARMRISESSTFISGCSGGNVRGASSLSAVMPSNTPVRGKGKPSLEMVHTSGRQGDLKLGELRTSAKTGGHGTTPNSLLAGGMKEQNMDTKAADMVVAGQAEEHSLKQAFVPDTQHITGSKISSHWKKLSVSEILIMPTQKINYLPRAEPSSSEHQKERLSSAQRMSDPVHSLINQKKLHSELTQRLQQVLNERNQDQAHQESAAPQRKVSDTREDLKGRSSVDQSASKEQSVKRIGAAEQKKKRQKSLEKDAAAVKAPAKASTSKVLQEKIPLSVQAETNKALSKKERRDAAVAGSMVKFISSHYENKTVQHKSKAKDSAGAVPQSSIPPHFLNRPVFSRGWLSTATRKETGAFTKSFSKTPKSITEQREDIYAFSTDEPLNIGGKDKTFISTSAISSSINDSSTLCRTTNKEQQVAKEKRHVKKHLFSDTDTDYMTEVSWLRESNRKPKPQVMKYPRQANVKPKAMSPHASYESPNSPSPVQKPVKDNANPTKKKPAIKERVEQPKKTLKPAAAPRRPQAAVRRPKRAAATSAKSYRVPDTDDSYFESEEPPAAKAKDFPQRKSAGWGNKACPEVPVMKKRRETSEKLMATSKRPEGNKQSHRQKLSGLKQRPEMVLSETSKLNKKTVALVEEQMSLLKDSWAACQTSFCLSPPFPEGMRSAERSAPTLGLTCSPLLTPRGSPLPASPDPPCLDTPSPILLLPKPCSTVSSKGNLKPSSIYRLEKKPSSKTASIRSIGSVPLLTPRGQTPALGYPIGPKGNEIWRIKQQHPPSLPQSPLLPSPQPLLTSTLLEQDKPAMPSPSQSPFPEDTANHGCHFSLSKVSSVSLSQSSTKSSTKSSTKSSVYIRRIQSSPTSAFAVSYKKEKTPSSERALQSAELHVSGPSRKRHISFSSNSDEEEEEEEEEEEEEEEEPIKSKRRGQLSPRMKPRKLFKSYTEISVESEVSQVMTPSHTMSSSHGDAETVDGDVDLEEDLELPKTSDNPSNLCQQFSTKLKKKFETRQNMVEVYNRQSLKTVQQHISSLNTQVTKSRTERLEQVRTALVKEIHSLEQEETLLKTMEKDLTIYWKKQITSFCSFHERDTRRNETLAQALQTNVRPSLEYEERIFTTQMCLIRKDMKSVQDRLLSQMVSRHDTARGRDPECEERPACFVFPLMEPGLRSGLYTRNKGVYFTKYYTHCCVLPLCSFHFNVFA, from the exons ATGGCACCGGGCCAGAGCGCACAG CTGGAGAAGGTCATCGAGGAGGTGTTAAAGAGCGGGGATGTCCAAGCTCTGGATGTCTTCTTGCAAAGAGATGCGAATGAAGGGACCTCCTTAAAATGTTCCGGGCAGTTTCTCAACAAGTTAGATAAACTTGTAAGCAGG AGTTTGGatcaaaaaaactcaaaagcaGCCAGCTCATGTTTTGGTGTGCTCTGCAAGTGTGTGAAAAACCTAAAACTACCTGGTGGTTGTCAGGGGCTGTCGGGACTTATTGCTCAAGGCCTGATAAAAAAG ATGGTGCAGTGGTTTGAGAAATGCAAGCAACTGTGGATCCAGTGTGGACCTCAATGGAACGAGACCTTGTTTAACCTTTCGGAGGACTTCTTTGATGCCTTAAGG GTGGTCCATGAAGTAGGCAAAGATG gaaCATACCAAATCACAGAGTCCTTCCTGTATCCTGTTGGTCAGCTGGCTGTAGACCCCAGAATCTACATCCTGATCCAAAAGGAG GCAATTCGTAAGTTCAACCTCATTTTGGACAAAATCCCTGCGGAGAtgaagaaacagaggaagatCCTTCCATCCCAGGAAGCCTCAGATGTCCT GGTCAAGATTGCTGGTCAGATATTGGAGGGTGGAG ATTACGACTACCAGACAGCCCTGATGGAAGCATTGTGCCGAATGGCCTCTCCTGAGCAGAGGAAGGAACTGTCAGATCGATGGTTCAGCATGGAGCATGTGGCCAGGGCCTTTATCAAGATCAGTGATTCAGAATTTGAGatg GATTGTCGCAAGTTTCTGAACTTGGTGAACGGGATGCATGGAGACAAGAGAAG AGTGTTTTCCTACCCTTGTTTGGAGGCTTATCTGGACAAGTACGAG CTCCTGATGCCCTCAGACGACAAACTGGAGGAATTCTGGATCGACTTCAACCTGAGCAGCCACAGCATCTCCTTCTATTTCTCTCTGGCTGATGAAGATGCACAG GAGGGCCAGTGGGAAACAATATGCATCAATGAGAATGAAGTCCAAAGTTACACCCTGAAAG AGGAAGGCAAGAGAAAAGTTTTGCAGTTGAAGCTGTCAGAAGTGGTGGTTGTGGGTGCAGTGGAAGGATCAAGTCTTGCCATTCAGTTCAGCTCCTCCCTGGACATCCTACAGGCTGCTCAGAGTGTCTTCGGACACAGCAAAAACTAT AGTTTTGTGAAGAAGACAGGCACATCTGTAGGGAAGACTACAGTTAAAATCATAATGGAAGATAACAGCTCTCAG GTGGTTCCAGAGAGTCAGGTGTCCCTTGGTGAAAGTGGGAAAAACACTATTCCATACCTTCTACCTACCCCGTCTGCAGCTGTACAC attttgaccccggccaggatgaggatttcagaGTCTTCCACCTTCATTAGTGGCTGCTCAGGAGGAAATGTTCGAGGTGCCAGCTCACTTTCTGCTGTTATGCCATCAA ACACTCCAGTCAGAGGTAAAGGGAAGCCATCTCTGGAGATGGTTCATACAAGTGGAAGGCAGGGTGATTTGAAGCTGGGGGAGCTCAGGACGAGTGCAAAGACTGGCGGTCATGGCACAACACCCAACAGCTTACTAGCAGGTGGCATGAAAGAGCAG AACATGGATACCAAAGCAGCAGACATGGTTGTGGCTGGACAGGCAGAAGAACACTCTCTTA AGCAAGCTTTTGTTCCTGATACCCAACACATAACTGGGAGTAAAAT ATCTTCTCACTGGAAAAAACTGTCAGTTTCTGAAATACTGATTATGCCAACACAGAAAATCAATTATCTGCCAAGAGCTG AGCCTTCAAGTTCTGAACATCAGAAGGAGCGTCTCTCCTCAGCACAGAGAATGTCAGATCCGGTTCACAGCCTAATCAACCAAAAGAAACTCCACAGCGAACTCACCCAGCGCCTGCAGCAGGTCCTCAATGAGAGGAACCAAGACCAAGCACATCAGGAGTCAGCTGCACCACAAAGAAAAGTGTCAGATACCAGAGAAGACCTTAAAGGAAGGAGCTCTGTCGACCAAAGTGCTTCCAAAGAGCAGAGTGTCAAGAGGATTGGCGCAGctgaacaaaagaagaaacGGCAGAAGTCTCTGGAGAAAGATGCTGCTGCAGTCAAAGCTCCAGCTAAGGCCTCAACAAGCAAAGTACTTCAGGAGAAAATACCACTCAGTGTTCAGGCTGAAACTAACAAGGCCCTttcaaagaaagagagg AGAGACGCTGCAGTCGCAGGCAGCATGGTGAAATTCATCTCAAGTCATTATGAGAATAAGACCGTCCAACATAAGTCCAAAGCAAAAGACTCTGCAGGAGCTGTCCCTCAGAGCTCTATTCCTCCTCATTTCCTCAACAG gCCGGTCTTTAGTAGGGGCTGGTTGTCAACTGCTACA agaaaagaaactGGAGCTTTCACAAAATCCTTCAGCAAAACCCCAAAAAGCATCACAGAGCAGAG AGAAGACATATATGCATTCAGCACTGATGAACCATTGAATATTGGG GGAAAGGACAAAACCTTCATTAGCACTTCTGCCATATCGAGCAG CATCAATGACTCCTCAACACTCTGCAggacaacaaacaaagaacagcAAGTGGCAAAA GAGAAGCGGCATGTCAAGAAGCATCTGTTTAGTGACACGGACACAGACTACATGACGGAGGTTAGCTGGCTGAGGGAGTCGAACAGGAAACCCAAGCCCCAAGTTATGAAATACCCTAGGCAGGCAAACGTGAAGCCTAAAGCTATGTCTCCCCATGCTTCAT ATGAATCCCCAAATTCACCATCACCAGTGCAGAAACCTGTAAAAGACAATGCAAACCCCACTAAG AAGAAGCCTGCCATAAAGGAGAGAGTGGAGCAGCCAAAGAAGACACTGAAGCCGGCAGCAGCGCCCAGAAGACCACAAGCAGCGGTCAGGAGGCCCAAGAGAGCTGCAGCCACATCTGCCAAGAGTTACAGGGTGCCTGACACTGATGACAGCTATTTTGAGTCAGAGGAGCCTCCTGCTGCAAAGGCAAAAGACTTCCCT CAGAGGAAGTCAGCAGGGTGGGGAAATAAAGCTTGCCCAGAGGTGCcagtgatgaagaagaggagagaaacttCTGAGAAATTAATGGCCACTTCCAAGAGGCCAGAAGGCAACAAGCAGTCACATCGGCAAAAGCTCTCTGGGTTAAAG cagaggCCTGAAATGGTTCTTTCGGAAACTTCCAAGTTAAATAAGAAAACTGTTGCCCTTGTTGAAGAACAGATGAGCCTATTGAAGGATTCCTGGGCAGCCTGCCAGacctctttttgtctgtccCCTCCTTTTCCAGAGGGAATGAGAT CTGCCGAGAGGTCAGCCCCAACCTTGGGTTTGACCTGCTCCCCTCTCCTCACCCCGCGGGGATCCCCACTCCCTGCCTCCCCTGACCCTCCCTGCCTGGACACCCCCTCTCCAATCCTGCTGTTACCCAAACCTTGCTCTACAGTCAGCAGTAAAGGGAACCTCAAGCCCTCCTCTATCTACCGTTTAGAGAAGAAGCCCTCATCCAAGACTGCATCCATTCGGTCCATCGGCTCTGTCCCTTTACTGACCCCCCGAGGTCAAACCCCAGCACTTGGTTATCCTATTGGACCAAAGGGAAATGAG ATATGGCGGATCAAGCAGCAGCATCCTCCATCACTGCCTCAGAGTCCTCTGCTTCCTTCTCCTCAGCCCCTGTTGACCTCCACACTCTTGGAGCAGGACAAACCAGCCATGCCCTCTCCGTCTCAGTCTCCATTCCCTGAAGACACTGCCAACCACGGCTGTCATTTTAGTTTAAGTAAAGTGTCTTCAGTATCACTGAGCCAGTCATCCACCAAGTCATCCACCAAGTCATCCACCAAGTCATCAGTATACATTAGAAGAATTCAGAGCAGCCCAACTTCTGCCTTTGCTGTGTCTTATAAGAAAGAG AAAACTCCATCTTCAGAGAGGGCGCTACAGTCTGCAGAGCTTCATGTCTCAG GACCCAGTCGAAAGCGGCACATCTCTTTTTCAAGTAATTccgatgaggaggaggaggaggaggaggaggaggaggaggaggaggaggaagagcccATTAAAAGCAAGAGGAGAGGGCAGCTTTCTCCCCGGATGAAACCAAGGAAGTTATTCAAGTCCT ATACTGAGATTTCTGTTGAGAGTGAGGTGAGCCAAGTGATGACTCCTTCCCACACGATGAGCTCCAGTCACGGGGATGCAGAGACAGTAGATGGAGACGTGGACTTGGAGGAGGATTTGGAGTTGCCGAAAACATCTGATAACCCGAGTAACCTGTGCCAGCAATTCAGCACCAAGCTAAAGAAGAAGTTTGAG ACCCGACAAAATATGGTTGAGGTGTACAACAGGCAGTCTTTGAAGACCGTCCAGCAACATATCTCATCCCTCAACACACAAGTGACCAAATCCAG GACTGAGAGGCTCGAACAAGTTCGGACTGCCCTCGTGAAAGAGATCCACAGCTTGGAGCAAGAAGAAACTCTGCTGAAAACTATGGAGAAAGACCTGACT ATATACTGGAAAAAGCAGATCACTTCGTTCTGTTCTTTCCATGAGCGGGACACCCGGAG gaACGAGACCCTAGCACAAGCCCTTCAGACAAACGTGCGTCCCAGCTTGGAGTATGAGGAGAGAATATTCACAACCCAG ATGTGCCTGATTAGAAAAGACATGAAGTCAGTTCAGGACAGACTCCTCAGTCAGATGGTGAGCAGACATGACACAG CAAGAGGGCGAGATCCAGAGTGTGAAGAGAGGCCTGCATGCTTTGTTTTTCCCCTAATGGAGCCAGGTTTGAGATCTGGTCTCTACACTAGAAACAAGGGTGTGTATTTTACAAAATATTACACACACTGCTGTGTACTTCCTCTGtgctcatttcattttaatgtgtttgccTGA